In one window of Pseudomonas putida DNA:
- a CDS encoding MFS transporter, translating to MTTLSLEAVSTVRTSAYRKTAWRLMPFLMLCYLCAYLDRVNVGFAKLQMMNDLALSETVYGLGAGMFFIGYFLCEVPSNIILHKVGARVWIARIMITWGIISALFAFVETAWQFYVLRFLLGIAEAGLAPGLLLYLTYWFPSYRRARMTVLWFIAIPLSGMVGGPLSGWIMNQFAGVHGWAGWQWMFVLEAVPTVLVGLLVLAYLKDGVHQATWLNDEEKALVTRELAEDNQQKVSHGSVGEFIRDRRLWLLAGIYFCVVMGQYAITFWLPTLVRNAGVSDPLHIGMLSSLPYLCAIAAMLLVGRSGDKHRERRWHLIIPMIVGAMGLSLAALMGGNVTLSILSLCLAASGILSATSLFWMLPTTLLGGVSAAAGIAAVNSFANLAGFCSPYLIGWITTQTGSSAIGMYLITAVLLAGASLVLRIPAAAVNR from the coding sequence ATGACTACCTTATCGCTCGAAGCGGTTTCGACCGTGCGTACCTCCGCCTACCGCAAGACCGCCTGGCGCCTGATGCCGTTCCTGATGCTGTGCTACCTCTGCGCCTATCTGGATCGGGTCAATGTCGGTTTCGCCAAGCTGCAGATGATGAACGATCTCGCCTTGAGCGAGACAGTCTACGGCCTGGGTGCGGGCATGTTCTTCATAGGCTATTTTCTCTGCGAAGTTCCCAGCAACATCATCCTTCACAAAGTGGGCGCACGGGTATGGATCGCGCGCATCATGATCACCTGGGGGATCATTTCCGCGCTGTTCGCATTCGTCGAAACAGCGTGGCAATTCTACGTCCTTCGATTCCTCCTTGGTATCGCCGAGGCAGGCCTTGCGCCAGGGCTGCTGCTGTACCTTACCTACTGGTTCCCTTCCTATCGCCGGGCACGCATGACGGTGTTGTGGTTCATCGCCATCCCACTGTCAGGCATGGTTGGCGGGCCTCTCTCCGGTTGGATCATGAACCAGTTTGCCGGCGTGCACGGTTGGGCCGGTTGGCAGTGGATGTTTGTGCTCGAAGCGGTGCCGACGGTGCTGGTTGGCCTGCTGGTACTGGCTTACCTCAAGGACGGCGTGCACCAGGCCACGTGGCTGAACGACGAAGAAAAGGCCCTAGTTACCCGCGAACTGGCCGAGGACAACCAACAGAAAGTCAGCCATGGTTCGGTGGGGGAATTCATCCGCGACCGTCGGTTGTGGTTGCTGGCTGGCATCTACTTCTGTGTGGTCATGGGCCAGTACGCCATTACCTTCTGGCTACCGACCTTGGTGCGCAATGCCGGTGTATCTGACCCGCTGCACATCGGCATGCTGTCCAGCCTGCCTTACCTGTGCGCCATTGCCGCGATGCTGTTGGTCGGTCGCAGCGGCGACAAGCACCGCGAGCGCCGCTGGCATCTGATCATACCGATGATTGTCGGCGCCATGGGGCTCAGCCTGGCCGCTTTGATGGGCGGCAACGTGACACTGTCGATCCTCAGCTTGTGCCTGGCTGCGTCGGGAATCCTCTCGGCCACCTCGCTGTTCTGGATGCTGCCCACCACGCTTCTGGGCGGTGTGTCCGCTGCCGCAGGCATCGCCGCCGTCAACAGCTTTGCCAACCTGGCCGGCTTCTGCTCGCCCTACCTGATTGGGTGGATCACTACCCAGACCGGGTCCAGCGCCA
- a CDS encoding SDR family NAD(P)-dependent oxidoreductase gives MLLQGKVAIITGAASARGIGRATAATFAQQGARVVILDLDESAARDAAASLGESHLGLAANVADEAQVQRAVATVVEHFGRIDVLINNAGITQPLKTLDIRGADYDKVLDVSLRGTLLMSQAVIPQMREQGSGSIVCMSSVSAQRGGGIFGGPHYSAAKAGVLGLAKAMARELGPDNVRVNAIAPGLIHTDITGGLMQDERRHAIIEGIPLGRLGQAQDVANAALFLASDLSTYLTGITLDVNGGMLIH, from the coding sequence GCGTCCGCACGTGGCATTGGCCGTGCCACGGCCGCAACGTTCGCTCAGCAAGGTGCCCGCGTGGTAATCCTCGATCTGGACGAATCTGCTGCCCGCGATGCTGCCGCCTCACTGGGCGAAAGCCATCTGGGCCTGGCGGCGAACGTCGCTGACGAGGCCCAGGTTCAGCGCGCTGTTGCCACGGTTGTCGAACATTTCGGCCGCATCGACGTGTTGATCAATAACGCCGGCATTACCCAGCCGCTGAAGACCTTGGATATCCGTGGCGCTGATTATGACAAGGTGCTGGATGTCAGCCTGCGGGGCACGCTGCTGATGTCGCAGGCGGTGATCCCGCAAATGCGTGAGCAAGGCAGCGGCAGCATCGTATGCATGTCCTCTGTTTCTGCACAGCGCGGCGGGGGCATTTTTGGCGGCCCGCACTACAGTGCCGCGAAGGCCGGCGTGCTGGGCCTTGCCAAGGCGATGGCGCGTGAACTGGGGCCGGACAACGTGCGTGTCAACGCCATCGCACCGGGTTTGATCCACACAGACATCACCGGTGGGCTGATGCAGGATGAACGCCGCCACGCGATCATCGAAGGCATCCCCCTGGGCCGCCTTGGCCAGGCCCAGGATGTCGCCAACGCTGCACTGTTCCTCGCCAGCGACCTCTCTACCTACCTGACCGGCATTACCCTGGATGTCAACGGCGGGATGCTGATTCACTGA